In the genome of Vibrio sp. 16, one region contains:
- a CDS encoding GNAT family N-acetyltransferase, giving the protein MEYKLFRPEQTQQIIELFTRTFSDSEGEAEGKAIGRLVADLLATTSCEDRYVVVAEKENAIFASILLTRLSYDSPEQAFLVAPVAVATEVQGKGVGQAILNYGLQLLRQEGVSLAFTYGDPNYYAKVGFEAVLESDYPAPLPLSYPHGWLAQSLTEQPLSAIQGSSQCVAAFNKPEFW; this is encoded by the coding sequence GTGGAATACAAACTATTTAGACCAGAACAAACGCAGCAGATTATTGAATTGTTTACGCGTACGTTTAGTGACTCGGAGGGTGAGGCAGAAGGCAAGGCGATTGGTCGCCTCGTCGCAGACCTTTTAGCGACGACAAGTTGTGAAGACAGATATGTGGTGGTTGCCGAAAAGGAAAATGCGATCTTTGCGAGCATTCTGCTAACGCGTCTGAGCTATGATTCACCAGAGCAAGCATTTTTAGTCGCGCCAGTAGCGGTGGCAACTGAAGTGCAAGGTAAAGGCGTTGGTCAGGCGATTCTCAATTATGGGTTGCAGCTTCTGCGTCAAGAAGGTGTGTCACTGGCTTTTACTTACGGCGACCCGAATTACTACGCTAAGGTAGGGTTTGAAGCTGTGTTAGAAAGCGATTATCCGGCTCCGTTACCACTGAGCTATCCGCATGGCTGGTTAGCTCAATCCTTAACAGAGCAACCACTTTCTGCGATTCAGGGTTCAAGCCAGTGCGTGGCGGCATTTAACAAGCCTGAGTTTTGGTAG
- a CDS encoding LysR family transcriptional regulator, which produces MDLNLLKTFDVVMKTRSVNEAADSLGITAPAVSQALNRLREQYQDPLLIRKGRGIAPTNFAVELHEEIQEPLNLLLNGAKSRQQFNPSLSNRTFRLSSHKDLDLMIVPPLIDYRDQHAPNVKLSADIEHTDESNRQADLRMRRVDIILATTPLDEHGYHNELLFELPLVVICRHDHPRIRQEISHQQFFTERHLLWGTQRLNQDIVDSLSIKTQPQRNIVYKTDSICNAVMMAAQTDWLCVTSQWHANLLAPANQMQILPLPFELNTLPVYMTWHESQRQDSGHQWLKETLLNITAQFRNSLVD; this is translated from the coding sequence ATGGATCTCAATCTACTCAAAACCTTCGATGTAGTAATGAAAACACGCAGTGTTAATGAAGCAGCAGACAGCCTTGGGATTACGGCACCAGCGGTCAGCCAAGCATTGAATCGGCTTAGAGAGCAATATCAAGATCCGTTGCTGATCCGCAAAGGACGTGGCATTGCCCCGACCAACTTTGCCGTAGAATTGCATGAGGAAATTCAAGAACCACTTAATCTACTGTTAAACGGCGCTAAATCGAGGCAGCAATTTAATCCGTCACTGAGCAACCGAACATTTCGCCTATCAAGCCACAAAGATCTCGATTTGATGATTGTGCCGCCTTTGATTGATTATCGTGACCAGCATGCACCAAACGTAAAGCTGAGTGCAGACATTGAGCATACCGATGAGTCTAATCGTCAAGCGGATTTGCGCATGCGTCGCGTCGACATCATACTCGCCACCACACCACTGGATGAGCATGGGTATCATAACGAGCTTTTGTTTGAGCTCCCACTTGTCGTGATTTGCCGACATGATCACCCGAGAATCCGCCAAGAAATAAGCCACCAGCAATTTTTTACCGAGCGGCACTTGTTGTGGGGTACGCAGAGATTAAACCAAGACATCGTCGACTCACTGAGTATTAAAACTCAGCCGCAACGCAATATCGTCTATAAAACGGATTCTATCTGCAACGCCGTTATGATGGCAGCGCAAACCGACTGGCTCTGTGTGACTAGCCAATGGCACGCCAATCTATTAGCACCTGCCAACCAGATGCAGATTCTTCCCCTTCCCTTTGAGCTCAATACCCTTCCCGTCTATATGACGTGGCACGAGTCACAGCGACAAGACAGCGGTCATCAGTGGCTCAAAGAGACCTTACTCAACATCACAGCTCAGTTTCGAAACTCCTTAGTGGATTAA
- a CDS encoding alkyl/aryl-sulfatase: MKLQKSIVSLAILATLAPTLSFAAPTTSAPKEASNFTIAKNEQLKQYLNFANQSDFDNASRGFIATWPEKTIKDADGNVIWDFSKYDFIDQDTNTGTINPSLLRQAKLNNIDGLFKVKEGVYQVRGFDLSVMSFIRGDKGWVVVDPLISPETAAAGLKLLRDNVEDLPVTGVIFTHSHVDHFGGILGVTSQADIDAGKVDILAPEGFFDHSIAENLMAGNTMSRRASYMYGNLLEASRKGQVDGGLGKTTSSGAPGIVKPTHIANITGQEMEVDGVKLEVVMAQESEAPSEFMFYFPQYKTMMAAEVMTHTVHNISTLRGAKTRDASSWAEYIDDVLHAYGDKADTMIASHHWPTFGKENIQNQLEKTRDMYKFVHDQTLRLANKGYTPNEISASIQLPDSLGKEWYNRGYYGTVSHNARATYDFYFGAWWDGNPANLNPLTPTEQGAKYVEAIGGEEKVIELAEAAIAKGEYRWAVTLLNNVTFANPDNMDARYLEADAMEQLGYQAESGPWRNYYLGGAKELREGIKPVATPNTAAIAKNMPFDQFMNYLGVTVKPDAAKGLDIKVNIDVKGDGQYAMDLSNSVLKSYSDKQFEAADLTITLSRQAFENMMTKQSTLEEEIKAGHFKVSDQVEFNKLMSVFDQFDMWFGVVTP, encoded by the coding sequence ATGAAACTTCAAAAATCTATCGTGTCATTGGCAATTCTCGCTACCCTTGCGCCAACTCTTAGCTTCGCCGCACCAACCACGAGTGCGCCGAAGGAAGCATCAAACTTCACTATCGCGAAAAATGAACAACTCAAACAATACCTAAACTTCGCCAACCAAAGTGACTTTGATAATGCCTCTCGTGGCTTCATTGCTACCTGGCCAGAGAAAACCATCAAAGACGCCGATGGCAACGTCATTTGGGATTTCTCTAAGTATGACTTTATCGACCAAGACACAAACACCGGCACCATTAACCCGTCACTGCTGCGCCAAGCCAAACTGAACAACATTGATGGTCTGTTTAAAGTCAAAGAAGGCGTTTACCAAGTGCGCGGCTTTGATCTTTCCGTCATGTCCTTTATTCGTGGCGACAAGGGCTGGGTAGTAGTCGATCCTTTGATCTCTCCCGAAACCGCGGCGGCGGGCTTGAAACTGCTACGCGACAACGTGGAAGATCTTCCGGTAACTGGCGTTATTTTTACCCACTCACACGTTGACCATTTTGGTGGCATCTTAGGCGTCACCAGCCAAGCAGACATCGATGCAGGTAAAGTCGATATTCTTGCTCCTGAAGGCTTCTTCGATCACTCGATTGCTGAAAACCTAATGGCAGGCAATACCATGTCACGCCGCGCTTCCTACATGTACGGCAATTTGCTAGAGGCCAGTCGCAAAGGTCAAGTCGATGGCGGCTTAGGCAAAACCACATCGTCTGGTGCGCCGGGTATTGTCAAACCGACCCATATTGCCAACATTACCGGTCAAGAGATGGAAGTTGACGGCGTAAAACTTGAGGTAGTCATGGCGCAAGAGTCAGAAGCGCCGTCGGAGTTCATGTTCTATTTCCCTCAATACAAAACCATGATGGCTGCGGAAGTGATGACGCACACAGTGCACAATATCTCGACACTGCGCGGTGCCAAAACCCGTGATGCTTCCTCTTGGGCGGAGTACATCGACGACGTTCTCCATGCCTATGGTGACAAAGCCGATACCATGATTGCGTCTCACCACTGGCCAACCTTTGGCAAAGAGAACATTCAAAATCAGCTAGAAAAAACGCGCGATATGTATAAGTTTGTCCACGACCAAACTCTGCGTCTCGCCAATAAAGGCTACACTCCGAACGAGATTTCCGCTTCTATTCAGTTGCCAGATTCACTCGGTAAAGAGTGGTACAACCGCGGTTACTACGGCACAGTGTCACACAACGCACGTGCGACCTATGACTTCTACTTTGGCGCATGGTGGGACGGCAACCCTGCTAACCTAAATCCGCTGACACCAACAGAGCAAGGCGCCAAATACGTCGAAGCCATTGGTGGCGAAGAGAAAGTGATCGAACTGGCAGAAGCCGCGATAGCGAAAGGCGAATACCGCTGGGCAGTGACGCTACTCAACAACGTGACCTTTGCTAACCCAGACAATATGGACGCTCGTTATCTTGAAGCGGACGCAATGGAGCAGCTTGGGTACCAAGCCGAATCTGGCCCATGGCGCAATTACTACCTAGGTGGTGCTAAAGAGCTACGTGAAGGAATTAAACCTGTCGCAACGCCGAACACCGCGGCGATTGCTAAAAACATGCCGTTTGATCAGTTCATGAACTATCTCGGCGTAACAGTAAAACCGGACGCAGCGAAAGGGTTGGATATCAAAGTGAATATCGATGTCAAAGGCGATGGTCAATACGCCATGGATTTGAGCAACTCGGTATTAAAGTCCTACTCTGACAAGCAATTTGAAGCGGCCGACTTAACCATTACTCTGTCACGCCAAGCATTCGAAAACATGATGACGAAGCAATCTACTCTTGAAGAGGAAATCAAAGCGGGTCATTTCAAAGTGTCTGATCAAGTTGAGTTCAACAAACTCATGTCTGTGTTTGACCAATTTGATATGTGGTTTGGCGTGGTAACACCTTAA
- a CDS encoding methyl-accepting chemotaxis protein, protein MKNISFKNKIVVLIISIIFTTILTSFISVNYFISHYIQRTDTQSITHSIDLIQQKLEKDLQSKLNLATSLNFSMMDISETKESSGFYRIVKIVNGYAFDDSGNMSDEAAEQFIAQAESHGEEIKISPVTMMDGLPVITFSIKRLDDSVDFFVLNLTDLGKVIDVYTYQGSYAELTAGNIKIFSNTQAGNFTPVNRSIELGEQTWQLTGYIDNDSIAANTASLSWNVTIALAVIGVVIVVLSVLLLQYSFKPLMRLKELVADLAQGNGDLTRRLSVEKQDEIGEISSSINQFIEKLQTMFIEVSDSSKGIDSAVRDISQQSSSNLHTLNQHTLETEQVITAVEEMSASAVSIAQSAENAAQLTEQANRYSEQSKQTVANAVESVSNLVEQVTSMSSTISTMDEDTKQISTVLQVIGEIAEQTNLLALNAAIEAARAGEQGRGFAVVADEVRALAGRTQQSTSQINEMLQKLKETTNSVVNEMDVTRQSCEATAEHTEQVMLSLNEVTDSVTEINEVNIHVSTSAQQQRQVTDEVSRNMVAIQDIIHTLNGNASQAAAVSDELSGTSRNLSSVVAQFKVQ, encoded by the coding sequence ATGAAGAACATTTCGTTCAAGAATAAAATCGTAGTGCTCATCATATCTATTATTTTTACTACGATTCTCACATCATTTATCAGCGTAAATTATTTCATTAGTCACTATATACAACGTACTGATACACAAAGCATTACTCACAGTATTGACCTCATTCAGCAGAAGCTAGAAAAGGATCTGCAAAGCAAGCTTAATCTCGCAACTAGCCTAAACTTTAGCATGATGGATATTAGTGAAACGAAAGAGAGTTCAGGCTTTTATCGTATCGTTAAAATTGTCAATGGTTATGCATTTGATGACAGTGGTAACATGAGTGATGAGGCCGCTGAGCAGTTTATCGCACAAGCGGAATCACACGGAGAAGAAATCAAAATCAGCCCCGTTACCATGATGGACGGCTTACCCGTGATTACTTTTTCAATCAAACGCTTGGATGATTCGGTCGACTTTTTTGTGCTTAACTTGACCGATCTTGGCAAGGTGATCGATGTCTACACGTATCAAGGCAGCTATGCGGAATTGACCGCAGGTAACATCAAAATCTTTTCAAACACTCAGGCGGGTAACTTTACGCCAGTAAATCGCTCGATTGAACTGGGTGAGCAAACTTGGCAACTTACCGGTTACATTGACAATGACAGCATCGCAGCCAACACTGCGTCGCTGAGTTGGAACGTGACTATTGCGCTAGCGGTAATCGGTGTCGTGATTGTTGTGTTGAGTGTGTTGCTGCTGCAGTACTCGTTCAAACCGCTAATGCGCCTGAAAGAACTGGTTGCGGATTTGGCGCAAGGAAATGGCGATTTGACTCGCCGCCTTAGCGTAGAAAAGCAAGATGAAATTGGCGAGATTTCCAGCTCGATTAACCAGTTTATCGAGAAGTTACAGACCATGTTTATTGAGGTGTCGGACTCTTCGAAAGGCATTGATTCTGCGGTGCGTGATATTAGCCAGCAGTCATCGTCGAATTTGCATACGTTAAATCAGCACACGCTAGAGACAGAGCAAGTCATCACGGCAGTGGAAGAGATGAGCGCCAGCGCGGTCTCTATCGCCCAAAGTGCAGAAAACGCCGCCCAACTAACTGAGCAAGCAAACCGTTACTCTGAACAATCGAAGCAAACTGTTGCCAACGCTGTCGAGAGCGTGAGTAATTTAGTTGAGCAAGTGACCTCGATGTCGTCGACCATCAGCACCATGGATGAAGACACCAAGCAAATCAGTACGGTATTGCAAGTGATTGGTGAAATTGCTGAGCAAACCAACTTACTCGCACTGAACGCTGCGATTGAAGCGGCACGTGCTGGTGAGCAAGGTCGAGGCTTTGCAGTGGTTGCGGATGAGGTTCGCGCCTTGGCTGGACGCACTCAACAGAGTACGTCTCAAATCAATGAGATGCTGCAAAAGCTCAAAGAGACGACCAACAGTGTGGTTAATGAGATGGACGTGACGCGTCAAAGTTGTGAAGCCACCGCAGAGCATACCGAACAAGTTATGCTATCGCTCAATGAAGTGACAGATTCGGTGACCGAAATTAATGAAGTGAATATTCACGTTTCCACTTCCGCTCAGCAGCAGCGTCAAGTGACCGATGAAGTCAGCCGCAATATGGTGGCGATTCAAGACATTATTCACACGCTTAATGGCAATGCATCACAAGCCGCTGCGGTCAGTGATGAATTGAGCGGCACATCGCGCAATCTCAGCAGCGTCGTCGCCCAGTTTAAAGTGCAATAA
- a CDS encoding acyl-CoA thioesterase: MDDLLKDFPVITKVPVAWGEMDALQHVNNVVYFRYFETARLEYFDKIKLLVNIADSHIGPVLGETSCRYKLPITYPDTLLIGSRVVDLQDDRFTMEYQIVSQKLGQISTVGKATCVMFDFKNNSKALVPDIVKQAILDLEEQH, from the coding sequence ATGGACGATTTACTCAAAGACTTTCCTGTTATAACGAAAGTACCAGTTGCTTGGGGTGAAATGGATGCCCTCCAACACGTCAATAACGTGGTTTATTTCCGCTATTTTGAAACCGCTCGCTTGGAGTACTTTGATAAAATCAAGCTTTTGGTCAATATCGCCGACAGTCACATTGGTCCTGTGCTTGGGGAAACCAGTTGTCGTTATAAGCTGCCCATCACTTACCCAGATACCTTGCTGATTGGGTCTCGCGTTGTGGATCTGCAAGATGACCGTTTTACTATGGAGTATCAAATTGTTAGCCAAAAGCTAGGGCAAATCAGCACCGTGGGGAAAGCAACCTGTGTGATGTTTGACTTTAAAAACAACAGCAAAGCGCTCGTCCCAGACATCGTCAAGCAAGCAATATTAGATTTAGAAGAGCAGCACTAA